A genomic window from Chrysoperla carnea chromosome 3, inChrCarn1.1, whole genome shotgun sequence includes:
- the LOC123294676 gene encoding pescadillo homolog: MGNLRKKKYGSGEASQFISRRGALKKLQLSLKDFRKLCILKGIYPREPRNRKRAQKGQSGIKTLYHKKDIQFLLHEPIIWKLRDNAVLSKKIGKAKAVRDFKKAKRFMYNVPTLKLDHLVRERYPTFIDALRDLDDCLTLCFLFSTFPSIKHVPRHQSALCRRLTVEFMHAVIEAKALRKVFISIKGYYYQAEFKGITINWITPHHFGFQPQTKDEVDFKIMSTFVDFYTVMLGFINFRLYHELNLYYPPKFVGITNDNDRELVDEKALVTERVAALNYPLCRTVTDDNSGEDIEIDSFPTEGDPEKIEQAKQEAEKVKKLKTLFKGLKFFLNREVPREPLVFLIRCFGGEVSWDKTLFVGSTFEESDETITHQIVDRPSIDKQYISRYYIQPQWVFDCVNARELLPVSKYFLGVILPPHLSPFTDETREQYIPPEEKALRDPSLVETNKEAENESESEAESEEESGIEDDEDEEDDSEDEDNELNNTEAEEKAEHNEEDDEEVLDEKEKLRKQMIKKMKVQSGEVFKENPWEQNRQEKQEYRLREKMINKKHRKLYKGIMEGRQERAKEIWLLRKKRRLHDEQAKSEAKSKKKQKKVVQNE, from the exons taTGGATCAGGTGAAGCATCACAGTTCATCTCACGCCGAGGAGCCttaaaaaaactacaattatcattgaaagattttcgaaaattatgcaTCCTTAAAGGAATATACCCACGAGAACCACGTAATCGTAAACGTGCACAAAAAGGACAATCTGGTATCAAAACATTATACCACAAAAaagatatacaatttttattacacgAACCAATAATTTGGAAGCTACGTGACAATGCtgtattaagtaaaaaaattggtaaagcTAAAGCTGTACGTGATTTCAAAAAAGCTAAACGATTCATGTACAATGTACCCACATTAAAGCTAGATCATCTTGTGAGAGAGCGTTATCCTACATTCATAGATGCTTTACGCGATTTGGACGATTGTTTAACGCTATGTTTCCTGTTCAGTACATTCCCATCGATAAAACATGTACCCCGACACCAGTCCGCGTTATGTCGCCGTTTGACTGTAGAATTTATGCATGCTGTTATCGAAGCGAAAGCTTTACGTAAAgtatttatttcgattaaagGATATTACTACCAAGCAGAATTTAAGGGAATTACAATAAATTGGATCACCCCGCATCATTTTGGATTTCAACCTCAAACTAAAGATGAAgttgatttcaaaattatgtCAACCTTCGTCGATTTTTACACAGTTATGTTAGGGTTCATAAATTTCCGTTTATACCacgaattaaatttgtattatccACCAAAATTTGTAGGAATCACTAACGATAATGATCGAGAATTAGTTGACGAAAAGGCTTTAGTCACAGAACGTGTAGCTGCTTTAAATTACCCTCTATGTCGAACAGTAACTGACGATAATTCTGGGGAAGATATAGAAATTGATTCATTCCCAACTGAAGGTGATCCTGAAAAAATTGAACAAGCGAAACAAGAAgctgaaaaagttaaaaaattaaaaactttattcaaaggattgaaattctttttaaatcgaGAAGTACCCAGAGAACCGTTGGTATTTTTGATACGTTGTTTTGGCGGAGAAGTATCTTGGGATAAAACGTTATTCGTAGGGTCAACTTTTGAGGAATCTGATGAAACAATCACACATCAAATTGTGGATCGACCTTCAATAGATAAACAATATATTTCGCGGTATTATATTCAGCCACAATGGGTGTTTGATTGTGTTAACGCTCGGGAATTACTTCCGgttagtaaatatttcttgggAGTTATTTTGCCCCCACATTTATCACCATTCACTGACGAAACACGTGAACAATATATACCACCTGAAGAAAAAGCTTTGAGAGATCCATCCTTGGTTGAAACTAATAAAGAAGCTGAAAATGAATCTGAATCTGAAGCAGAATCTGAAGAAGAAAGTGGAATTGAAGATGATGAAGACGAAGAAGACGATAGCGAAGATGAAGACAATGAACTGAATAACACAGAAGCGGAGGAAAAAGCAGAACATAATGAGGAAGACGATGAAGAAGTTCttgatgaaaaagaaaaattacgaAAACAGATG ataaagaaaatgaaagttCAATCAGGTgaagttttcaaagaaaatcCATGGGAACAGAATAGACAAGAAAAACAAGAATATAGATTACGCGAGaaaatgatcaataaaaaaCATAGGAAATTGTATAAAGGTATAATGGAAGGGCGGCAAGAACGAGCTAAAGAAATTTGGCTTTTACGAAAGAAACGACGATTACATGATGAACAAGCAAAAAGTGAAGCTAAATCTAAGAAGAAACAAAAGAAAGTTgttcaaaatgaataa
- the LOC123294673 gene encoding protein pelota, whose amino-acid sequence MKLVYKNVDKEGEGTVALIPEEPEDMWHAYNLISEGDCVRGSTIRKVQSESATGSSTSSRVRTVLTIRVESIDFDTQACVLRLKGRNIEENQYVKMGAYHTLDLELNRKFSLQKPEWDSISLERVDMACDPMQSADVAAVVMQEGLAHICLITASMTIVRAKIDVTIPRKRKGNVQQHEKGLAKFYESVMQGILRHVNFDVAKCVLIASPGFVKDQFFDYMMQTAVKSDNKILLENKSKFLLVHSSSGFKHSLKEVLQDPAVLARISDTKASSEVRALETFYTMLQTDPAKAFYGKKHVEKANESQAIETLLISDNLFRNQDVQTRKQYVQLVDSVRESGGEVKIFSSMHVSGEQLEQLTGVAAILRFPMPEIEDEDDDSDED is encoded by the exons AtgaaattagtttataaaaatgttgataaagAAGGAGAGgg gACTGTGGCCCTTATCCCAGAGGAACCAGAAGATATGTGGCACGCATACAATCTTATATCTGAGGGAGATTGTGTTCGAGGATCGACAATACGTAAAGTACAATCTGAATCAGCTACAGGATCATCAACATCAAGTCGTGTTCGTACCGTATTAACGATTCGCGTCGAATCAATTGATTTCGATACACAAGCATGTGTTTTACGATTAAAAGGGCGAAACATCGAGGAAAATCAATATGTCAAG ATGGGTGCATATCATACATTAGATCTAGAACTAAATCGTAAATTCTCCCTACAAAAACCAGAATGGGATTCGATATCGTTAGAACGTGTAGATATGGCTTGCGATCCAATGCAAAGTGCAGATGTGGCAGCTGTCGTAATGCAAGAAGGTCTAGCACACATTTGCTTAATTACAGCCAGCATGACTATTGTGCGAGCCAAAATTGATGTAACAATTCCACGTAAACGAAAAGGAAATGTTCAACAGCACGAAAAG GGTTTGGCTAAATTTTATGAGAGTGTAATGCAAGGAATATTAAGGCATGTAAATTTTGATGTGGCAAAATGTGTTTTAATTGCTTCGCCTGGATTTGTTAAGgatcaattttttgattatatgaTGCAAACGGCCGTTAAATCAGACAATAAAATATTGCTtgaaaataagagtaaatttttaCTTGTTCATTCGTCTTCGGGATTTAAGCATTCACTTAAAG AAGTTTTACAAGATCCAGCTGTTCTTGCCCGTATATCCGATACAAAAGCATCAAGTGAGGTGCGAGCTTTAGAGACATTTTACACCATGTTACAAACCGATCCAGCAAAagcattttatggaaaaaaacatGTGGAGAAGGCAAATGAATCACAAGCAATCGAAACATTACTTATTTCGGATAATTTATTTAGGAATCAAGATGTTCAAACACGTAAACAGTATGTGCAATTAGTTGATTCAGTTCGAGAATCTGGTGGGGAAGTTAAGATCTTTTCGAGTATGCACGTGTCTGGCGAAC aattGGAACAATTAACAGGTGTTGCAGCCATTTTGCGATTCCCAATGCCTGAAATTGAGGACGAAGATGATGATAGTGATGaagattaa